A DNA window from Enterobacter cloacae subsp. cloacae ATCC 13047 contains the following coding sequences:
- a CDS encoding hybrid sensor histidine kinase/response regulator, with amino-acid sequence MPSRSPFFASARGRLLIFNLLVVAVTLMVSGVAVLGFRHASQIQEQVQQQTLDDMTGSMNLARDTASVATAAVRLSQVVGALEYKGEAERLKQTQMALRHSLEQLADAPLAQQEPGLVARIIRRSNELQQSVTGMLERGQRRHLQRNALLSSLYQSQSYLRHLQDINRRFGSNIPDAQQLAEMDRLILAAIDTPSPRATLQQLDAVTATLPQRATQPVVNLVLPDFNDELRRLAPLSKQLEESDLAISWYMFHIKALVAILNSDINQYVEQVAEASRLRTAQSHQELRSISVFISIFAVLALIITGCACWYIYRNLGSNLTAISRAMSRLAHGEQDVSVPALQRRDELGELARAFNVFARNTASLEHTTRLLKEKTSQMEIDRIERQGLEEALLHSQKMKAVGQLTGGLAHDFNNLLAVIIGSLELTDPDSSDAPRIARALNAAERGALLTQRLLAFSRKQSLTPHAVEMKPLLENLRELMRHSLPATLSLEIEAQSPAWPAWIDVGQLENAIINLVMNARDAMEGQTGVIKIRTWNQRVTRSDGRRQDMVALEVIDRGSGMTQEVKSRVFEPFFTTKQTGSGSGLGLSMVYGFVRQSGGRVEIESAPGQGTTVRLHLPRSTLPVVPEDETHSATASAENERLVLVLEDEADVRQTLCEQLHQLGYLTLEAESGEQALNMLAASPDIGMFISDLMLPGSLSGAEVINHVRSHYPQLPVLLISGQDLRPTHNPQLPDVALLRKPFTRVQLAQALRKISA; translated from the coding sequence ATGCCATCACGCTCGCCGTTCTTCGCCAGCGCCCGCGGTCGTCTGCTGATCTTTAATCTGTTGGTGGTGGCGGTGACGCTGATGGTCAGTGGTGTGGCGGTGCTGGGTTTTCGGCATGCCAGCCAGATCCAGGAACAGGTACAACAGCAGACGCTGGATGACATGACCGGCAGCATGAACCTCGCCCGCGATACCGCCAGCGTGGCAACCGCGGCGGTTCGGCTTTCGCAGGTGGTGGGGGCGCTGGAATACAAAGGAGAGGCCGAGAGGCTGAAGCAGACCCAAATGGCGCTGCGGCACTCGCTGGAACAGCTCGCAGATGCGCCCTTAGCGCAGCAGGAGCCGGGGCTGGTGGCGCGCATTATTCGTCGCAGTAATGAGTTACAGCAAAGCGTGACGGGCATGCTGGAGCGCGGACAGCGGCGCCATCTGCAGCGTAACGCGCTGCTTAGCTCGCTGTATCAAAGCCAGAGCTATTTACGCCATCTGCAGGATATTAACCGTCGGTTTGGCAGCAACATCCCGGATGCGCAGCAGCTTGCGGAAATGGACAGGTTGATTCTCGCCGCCATCGATACCCCCTCACCGCGCGCCACCCTACAGCAGCTGGACGCCGTTACCGCAACGTTGCCCCAGCGCGCCACGCAGCCCGTGGTGAATCTTGTTCTGCCCGATTTCAACGACGAGCTACGCAGGCTTGCCCCGCTGTCAAAGCAGCTTGAGGAGAGCGACCTGGCGATAAGCTGGTATATGTTCCACATCAAGGCGCTGGTGGCGATATTAAATAGCGATATCAATCAGTACGTTGAGCAGGTGGCGGAGGCTTCCCGGCTGCGTACGGCCCAGAGTCATCAGGAGCTGCGGTCCATCAGCGTATTTATCAGCATATTCGCCGTACTGGCGCTGATCATCACCGGTTGCGCCTGCTGGTATATCTACCGCAATCTGGGCTCCAACCTGACGGCGATCTCCCGGGCGATGTCGCGTCTTGCCCACGGCGAGCAGGACGTTTCGGTGCCCGCGCTGCAGCGGCGTGATGAGCTGGGAGAGCTGGCTCGCGCGTTTAACGTCTTTGCCCGCAATACCGCCTCGCTGGAGCACACTACCCGTCTGCTGAAAGAGAAAACCTCCCAGATGGAGATCGACCGCATCGAGCGTCAGGGACTGGAGGAGGCGCTGCTGCACAGCCAGAAGATGAAGGCCGTTGGTCAACTGACGGGCGGGCTGGCACATGATTTCAACAACCTGCTGGCGGTGATAATCGGTAGCCTGGAGCTGACCGATCCCGACTCCAGTGATGCCCCACGTATCGCCCGCGCGCTCAATGCCGCCGAGCGCGGTGCGTTGCTGACCCAGCGTCTGCTGGCTTTTTCCCGCAAGCAATCCCTGACTCCGCATGCGGTAGAGATGAAACCGCTGCTGGAGAATCTCAGAGAGCTGATGCGCCACTCCTTGCCCGCCACCCTGAGCCTGGAGATAGAGGCTCAATCCCCGGCCTGGCCGGCGTGGATAGACGTTGGTCAGCTCGAAAACGCCATTATCAACCTGGTGATGAACGCCCGCGACGCGATGGAGGGGCAGACGGGCGTGATTAAGATCCGCACGTGGAATCAGCGCGTCACTCGCAGCGACGGACGCAGGCAGGATATGGTGGCGCTGGAGGTGATCGACCGCGGCAGCGGTATGACGCAGGAGGTCAAATCCCGGGTGTTCGAGCCGTTCTTCACCACCAAGCAGACCGGCAGTGGCAGTGGGTTAGGGCTGTCGATGGTGTACGGTTTTGTGCGTCAGTCCGGCGGCCGCGTCGAAATTGAAAGCGCGCCGGGACAAGGCACCACCGTGCGGCTCCATCTGCCGCGCTCAACGCTGCCCGTCGTCCCTGAAGATGAAACGCACTCTGCCACCGCATCCGCTGAAAACGAACGGCTGGTGCTGGTCCTGGAAGATGAGGCCGATGTTCGTCAGACCCTGTGCGAGCAACTGCATCAGCTTGGCTACCTGACCCTTGAAGCGGAAAGCGGTGAGCAGGCACTGAACATGCTGGCGGCCTCGCCGGATATCGGCATGTTTATCAGTGATCTGATGCTGCCGGGCAGCCTGAGCGGGGCGGAGGTGATTAACCACGTGCGCAGCCACTACCCGCAACTGCCGGTGTTGTTGATCAGCGGTCAGGATTTACGTCCGACGCACAACCCGCAGTTGCCGGATGTAGCGCTACTGCGCAAACCGTTTACCCGCGTACAGCTGGCGCAGGCGCTGCGGAAAATCAGCGCTTAA
- a CDS encoding GNAT family N-acetyltransferase: MIVMPTTYSPNTVARSFTLVDEFELSGRVLHVIYDSQTPRAAIIEADIETFDGVPRHRVVAALDLQHKAHLGKDIIAVERCWEDTRVVQVEGICVDPAERDKGLATRLYEALVLHCGVTLISDFEQYEGGKMLWQKIARESDQIAVFVLDTEQGAFWPYDGSKVIYDGGCIPEDRIWSHSPDQKCSGIVLVAENKQRVRQIMEASPR, translated from the coding sequence ATGATCGTGATGCCTACAACGTACAGCCCGAATACGGTTGCCAGGTCATTTACGCTCGTAGATGAATTTGAACTCTCCGGTCGGGTGTTACATGTCATTTATGACAGCCAGACGCCCCGGGCTGCAATTATTGAAGCAGATATCGAAACCTTTGATGGCGTTCCCCGGCATCGGGTTGTTGCTGCTCTGGATTTACAGCATAAAGCCCATCTGGGAAAGGACATTATCGCAGTCGAACGATGCTGGGAAGATACTCGCGTTGTCCAGGTAGAAGGCATTTGTGTCGATCCTGCCGAACGAGACAAAGGGCTGGCGACTCGTCTCTATGAAGCGTTGGTCTTACATTGCGGCGTGACCTTAATCAGCGACTTCGAGCAATATGAGGGTGGAAAGATGCTCTGGCAGAAAATAGCCCGTGAATCCGACCAAATCGCTGTTTTTGTACTCGACACAGAGCAGGGAGCATTCTGGCCTTATGATGGCAGCAAGGTGATATATGACGGAGGATGTATTCCTGAAGACCGCATCTGGAGTCATTCTCCGGACCAAAAATGCTCCGGGATTGTGCTGGTCGCAGAGAATAAACAGCGAGTGCGTCAAATAATGGAAGCGTCGCCTCGCTAA
- the yjdP gene encoding DDRRRQL repeat protein YjdP: MKRYSTALLFGLLSLSSQLAHADVIDDAIGNIQQAINDAYNPGSSRSNDDDDRYDDDRRIDSRQYDDRRRQLEDRRRRLDERQRQLDDDRRRLEEDERRLEEDYDRG, from the coding sequence ATGAAACGTTACTCTACCGCTCTGTTATTTGGTCTGCTGTCACTCTCCAGCCAACTGGCGCATGCCGATGTGATTGATGATGCCATTGGCAACATTCAGCAGGCGATCAACGATGCCTATAACCCCGGCAGCAGCCGCAGCAACGATGATGACGATCGTTATGACGATGACCGTCGCATTGATAGCCGTCAGTATGACGACCGCCGTCGGCAGCTTGAAGACAGACGCCGCCGTTTAGACGAGCGTCAGCGCCAGTTAGATGACGACAGACGACGCCTGGAAGAGGATGAGCGGCGGTTAGAAGAGGATTACGATCGCGGTTAA
- the phnP gene encoding phosphonate metabolism protein PhnP — MSLTITLTGTGSAQLVPVFGCDCAACRRARLQENYRRRPCSAAVKFNDAVTLLDAGIPHLMDDWPAGSFQQFLLTHYHMDHVQGLFPLRWGVGATIPVYGPPDEAGCDDLFKHPGILDFSHMLEPFVMFELQGLRVTPLPLNHSKLTFGYLLESAHSRVAWLSDTAGLPEKTVKFLLNNQPQAMIIDCSHEPRPQTPRNHCDLNTVVALNEVIGCPQVILTHISHQFDVWMMDNPLPDGIEAGYDGMVLVLD, encoded by the coding sequence ATGAGTCTGACCATCACGTTAACGGGCACCGGCAGTGCCCAGCTGGTCCCGGTGTTTGGCTGCGATTGCGCGGCATGCCGCCGGGCACGTCTGCAGGAGAATTATCGTCGTCGGCCCTGTAGCGCGGCCGTCAAATTCAATGATGCGGTGACGCTACTGGACGCGGGTATTCCGCACCTGATGGACGACTGGCCAGCCGGCAGCTTTCAGCAGTTTTTGCTGACCCACTACCATATGGATCACGTTCAGGGGCTGTTTCCCCTGCGCTGGGGCGTTGGCGCGACGATCCCCGTTTACGGCCCGCCGGATGAAGCCGGATGTGACGATCTCTTCAAACACCCGGGCATTCTGGATTTCAGCCATATGCTGGAGCCGTTTGTGATGTTTGAGCTGCAGGGCCTGCGGGTGACGCCGCTGCCGCTCAACCACTCGAAGCTCACCTTTGGTTATCTGCTGGAGTCCGCCCACAGCCGCGTGGCGTGGCTCTCTGATACCGCCGGATTGCCGGAGAAAACGGTGAAATTTCTGCTCAACAACCAGCCACAGGCGATGATCATCGACTGTAGCCATGAACCGCGCCCACAGACGCCGCGCAACCATTGCGATTTAAACACCGTGGTGGCACTGAACGAGGTGATTGGCTGCCCGCAGGTGATCCTGACCCATATCAGCCATCAGTTTGACGTGTGGATGATGGATAACCCGCTGCCGGACGGCATCGAAGCGGGATATGACGGCATGGTGTTGGTGCTGGATTAG
- the phnO gene encoding aminoalkylphosphonate N-acetyltransferase has translation MPDCTLRPATADDAQIVYALICELKQAEFDHQAFHAGYLANLQDHNMRYQLAELNGQVVGMIGLHMQFHLHHARWIGEIQELVVMPEARGLKVGSQLLAWAEDTARQAGAELTELSTSVRRLDAHRFYVREGYTQSHFRFTKPL, from the coding sequence ATGCCTGACTGCACGCTTCGCCCCGCCACCGCCGATGATGCGCAAATCGTTTACGCGCTGATCTGCGAGTTAAAACAGGCCGAATTTGATCATCAGGCGTTCCACGCCGGGTATCTGGCCAATCTGCAGGACCACAATATGCGTTATCAGCTGGCAGAGCTGAATGGACAGGTGGTGGGTATGATTGGCCTGCATATGCAGTTTCACCTGCACCACGCCAGATGGATCGGCGAAATCCAGGAGCTGGTGGTGATGCCCGAGGCGCGTGGTCTTAAAGTGGGGAGCCAACTGCTGGCATGGGCAGAGGACACCGCGCGGCAGGCGGGCGCGGAACTGACGGAGCTCTCCACCAGCGTCCGGCGGCTGGACGCCCACCGTTTTTATGTTCGTGAAGGGTATACGCAGAGCCATTTTCGTTTCACCAAACCGTTGTAG
- the phnN gene encoding ribose 1,5-bisphosphokinase, protein MMGRVIWLMGPSGSGKDSLLSALRQREHPQLLVAHRYITRAANAGSENHIALSEQEFFTRAGQNLLALSWHANGYYYGIGIEIDLWLHAGFDVLVNGSRAHLPQARARYASALLPVCLQVSPDVLRSRLQSRGRESEKEIAQRLERAAHYTPADCHILNNDGSLLQSVDNVLSLIRQKEKQHA, encoded by the coding sequence CTGATGGGAAGAGTCATCTGGTTAATGGGGCCCTCCGGCTCCGGGAAGGACAGCCTGCTGTCCGCCTTACGGCAGCGGGAACACCCGCAGCTGCTGGTCGCACATCGCTATATTACCCGGGCGGCGAATGCCGGTAGTGAAAACCATATCGCCCTGAGCGAACAGGAATTTTTCACTCGCGCCGGGCAGAATCTGCTGGCGCTCAGCTGGCACGCCAACGGCTACTACTACGGGATCGGTATTGAGATCGACCTGTGGCTACACGCGGGTTTTGACGTGCTGGTCAACGGCTCTCGTGCGCATCTTCCCCAGGCACGCGCCCGGTATGCCTCGGCGCTGCTGCCGGTCTGTCTGCAGGTTTCGCCGGATGTCCTGCGCAGCCGCCTGCAAAGCCGCGGACGCGAAAGCGAAAAAGAGATCGCGCAGCGGCTCGAACGCGCAGCGCACTATACCCCAGCGGATTGCCACATCCTCAACAACGACGGAAGTTTGCTACAGTCAGTCGATAACGTTTTATCGCTTATCCGTCAGAAGGAGAAACAGCATGCCTGA
- the phnM gene encoding alpha-D-ribose 1-methylphosphonate 5-triphosphate diphosphatase codes for MIINNVRLVLEDEVINGSIEIRDGAIRAYAETRSHLPEAMDGEGGWLLPGLIELHTDNLDKFFTPRPKVDWPAHSAMSSHDALMVASGITTVLDAVAIGDVRDGGDRLENLEKMINAVEETQKRGLNRAEHRLHLRCELPHHTTLPLFEKLVDREPVSLVSLMDHSPGQRQFASLEKYREYYQGKYSLNDVEMARYEEEQLALAAQWSQPNRVSIAAMCRDRNIALASHDDATHNHVRESHQLGSVIAEFPTTFEAAEASRAHGMNVLMGAPNIVRGGSHSGNVAASKLASLGLLDILSSDYYPASLLDAAFRVADDDSNCFTLSQAIRLVTKNPASALNLHDRGEIAEGKRADLVLAHRKGEHIHIDHVWRQGKRVF; via the coding sequence ATGATTATCAATAACGTCAGGCTGGTGCTGGAAGATGAGGTCATCAACGGCTCGATTGAGATCCGCGACGGCGCGATCCGCGCGTATGCCGAAACCCGAAGCCATTTGCCCGAAGCGATGGACGGCGAAGGCGGCTGGCTGCTGCCAGGGCTGATTGAGCTGCACACCGATAATCTGGATAAATTCTTCACCCCACGGCCGAAGGTGGACTGGCCCGCCCATTCGGCGATGAGCAGCCACGACGCGCTGATGGTTGCCAGCGGCATCACCACCGTGCTGGATGCGGTGGCGATTGGTGACGTACGCGACGGCGGCGATCGGCTGGAGAATCTGGAAAAGATGATCAACGCCGTGGAAGAGACGCAAAAGCGCGGTCTTAACCGCGCCGAACATCGCCTGCACCTGCGCTGCGAGTTGCCGCATCACACCACCCTGCCGCTGTTTGAAAAGCTGGTAGACCGCGAGCCAGTGTCGCTGGTCTCGTTGATGGACCACTCGCCGGGGCAGCGCCAGTTCGCCAGCCTCGAAAAATACCGCGAGTATTACCAGGGCAAATATTCTCTTAACGATGTGGAGATGGCGCGCTACGAGGAAGAGCAGCTGGCGCTGGCGGCACAGTGGTCACAGCCGAACCGTGTTTCGATTGCCGCAATGTGCCGGGACCGTAACATCGCGCTGGCCAGCCATGATGATGCCACGCACAACCATGTCCGCGAATCCCACCAGCTTGGCAGCGTGATCGCTGAATTTCCTACCACGTTTGAGGCGGCAGAAGCCTCCCGCGCGCATGGCATGAACGTGCTGATGGGGGCACCGAACATCGTGCGCGGCGGCTCGCATTCCGGCAACGTGGCGGCAAGCAAGCTCGCCTCGCTCGGTCTGCTGGATATCCTCTCTTCCGACTACTACCCCGCCAGCCTGCTGGACGCCGCCTTCCGTGTCGCGGATGACGACAGCAACTGCTTCACGCTGTCGCAGGCGATTCGCCTGGTAACGAAGAACCCGGCATCGGCGCTTAATCTTCACGACAGGGGCGAGATAGCCGAAGGAAAACGGGCGGATCTGGTGCTGGCCCACCGTAAGGGCGAGCACATCCATATCGACCACGTCTGGCGTCAGGGAAAACGGGTGTTCTGA
- the phnL gene encoding phosphonate C-P lyase system protein PhnL, giving the protein MIHVENVSKTFVLHQQNGVRLPVLQNASLKVNSGECVVLHGHSGSGKSTLLRSLYANYLPDEGHIHIRHADEWVDLVQAPARKVLEVRRSTIGWVSQFLRVIPRISALDVVMQPLLDLGVPRETCAAKAASLLTRLNVPERLWHLAPSTFSGGEQQRVNIARGFIVDYPILLLDEPTASLDSKNSAAVVELIEQAKARGAAIVGIFHDESVRNRVADRLHPMGTNV; this is encoded by the coding sequence ATGATCCACGTAGAAAACGTAAGTAAAACCTTTGTGCTCCACCAGCAAAACGGCGTGCGTCTGCCGGTGCTGCAAAATGCCTCTCTGAAGGTGAACAGCGGCGAATGCGTGGTGCTGCACGGCCACTCCGGCAGCGGAAAATCCACCCTGCTGCGCTCCCTGTACGCCAACTATCTGCCGGACGAGGGGCACATTCATATTCGCCATGCCGATGAATGGGTCGACCTGGTTCAGGCCCCCGCGCGTAAGGTGTTGGAAGTCCGCCGCTCGACGATCGGCTGGGTGAGCCAGTTTCTGCGGGTGATCCCGCGGATCTCCGCTCTGGATGTGGTCATGCAGCCGCTGCTGGATCTCGGCGTGCCGCGCGAAACCTGCGCCGCCAAAGCCGCCAGCCTGCTGACGCGCCTCAATGTGCCCGAGCGCCTCTGGCATCTTGCCCCGTCGACCTTTTCCGGCGGCGAGCAGCAGCGCGTGAATATCGCTCGCGGGTTTATCGTCGACTACCCGATTTTACTTCTTGATGAACCCACCGCTTCGCTCGACAGCAAAAACAGCGCGGCAGTGGTGGAACTGATCGAACAGGCCAAAGCGCGCGGCGCGGCGATCGTCGGGATCTTCCACGACGAGAGCGTTCGCAACCGCGTGGCGGACAGATTGCACCCGATGGGGACAAACGTATGA
- the phnK gene encoding phosphonate C-P lyase system protein PhnK, whose protein sequence is MKPLLSVNNLTHLYAPGKGFSDVSFELWPGEVLGIVGESGSGKTTLLKSISARLAPQNGEILYEGASLYGMSEAERRRLLRTEWGVVHQHPLDGLRRQVSAGGNIGERLMATGARHYGNIRETAQRWLTDVEIPASRIDDLPTTFSGGMQQRLQIARNLVTHPKLVFMDEPTGGLDVSVQARLLDLLRGLVVELNLAVVIVTHDLGVARLLADRLLVMKQGQVVESGLTDRVLDDPLHPYTQLLVSSVLQN, encoded by the coding sequence ATGAAACCGCTGCTTTCAGTGAACAACCTGACCCACCTTTACGCGCCGGGCAAAGGCTTCAGCGACGTCTCGTTCGAGCTGTGGCCGGGCGAGGTGCTGGGGATTGTCGGTGAATCCGGTTCGGGTAAAACCACCCTGCTGAAGTCCATCTCCGCGCGCCTGGCCCCGCAGAACGGCGAGATTTTGTATGAGGGCGCCTCCCTCTATGGCATGAGCGAGGCTGAACGCCGCCGCCTGCTGCGCACCGAATGGGGCGTGGTACATCAGCATCCGCTGGACGGGCTGCGTCGTCAGGTCTCGGCGGGAGGCAATATCGGCGAACGGCTGATGGCGACCGGCGCGCGGCACTACGGCAACATCCGGGAAACCGCACAGCGCTGGCTGACCGATGTGGAGATCCCCGCCTCGCGCATCGACGATTTGCCCACCACCTTCTCCGGCGGCATGCAGCAGCGTCTGCAGATCGCCCGTAACTTGGTCACCCACCCGAAGCTGGTGTTTATGGATGAACCCACCGGTGGGCTGGACGTCTCAGTGCAGGCGCGCCTGCTCGACCTGCTGCGCGGCCTGGTGGTGGAGCTGAACCTGGCGGTGGTGATTGTCACCCATGATCTGGGCGTCGCTCGCCTGCTGGCAGACCGTCTGCTGGTAATGAAGCAGGGTCAGGTGGTGGAAAGTGGGTTAACCGACCGCGTGCTCGACGATCCGCTCCATCCTTACACCCAGCTGCTGGTGTCATCCGTGTTGCAGAATTGA
- the phnJ gene encoding alpha-D-ribose 1-methylphosphonate 5-phosphate C-P-lyase PhnJ, with product MANLSGYNFAYLDEQTKRMIRRAILKAVAIPGYQVPFGGREMPMPYGWGTGGIQLTASVIGESDVLKVIDQGADDTTNAVSIRNFFKRVTGVNTTEKTEDATLIQTRHRIPETPLTEDQILIFQVPIPEPLRFIEPRETETRTMHALEEYGVMQVKLYEDIARFGHIATTYAYPVKVNGRYVMDPSPIPKFDNPKMDMMPALQLFGAGREKRIYAVPPYTRVESLDFDDHPFTVQEWDEPCAICGSKHSYLDEVVLDDTGKRMFVCSDTDYCRQQSEANSQ from the coding sequence ATGGCTAACCTAAGCGGCTACAACTTTGCTTATCTGGACGAGCAAACCAAACGCATGATCCGCCGCGCCATCCTGAAAGCGGTCGCTATCCCCGGCTATCAGGTGCCGTTTGGTGGTCGAGAAATGCCGATGCCTTACGGCTGGGGCACCGGGGGCATTCAGCTTACCGCCAGCGTCATCGGTGAGTCAGACGTGCTGAAGGTCATCGACCAGGGAGCCGACGACACCACCAACGCCGTGTCGATTCGCAACTTCTTTAAGCGCGTGACGGGCGTCAACACCACCGAAAAAACCGAAGATGCGACGCTTATCCAGACCCGCCACCGTATTCCCGAAACGCCGCTCACTGAAGATCAGATTTTGATTTTCCAGGTGCCGATCCCGGAGCCGCTGCGCTTTATCGAGCCGCGCGAAACAGAAACCCGCACCATGCACGCCCTGGAAGAGTACGGGGTGATGCAGGTGAAGCTGTATGAAGATATCGCCCGCTTCGGCCATATCGCCACCACCTACGCCTACCCGGTGAAGGTCAACGGGCGCTACGTGATGGATCCGTCGCCGATCCCGAAATTCGACAACCCGAAAATGGACATGATGCCTGCCCTGCAGCTGTTCGGTGCCGGGCGCGAAAAGCGCATCTACGCCGTCCCGCCCTACACCCGCGTGGAGAGTCTCGATTTCGATGACCACCCGTTCACGGTGCAGGAGTGGGACGAGCCGTGCGCCATCTGCGGCTCGAAACACAGCTATCTGGATGAAGTGGTGCTGGATGATACGGGCAAACGGATGTTTGTCTGCTCCGACACCGATTACTGCCGCCAACAGAGCGAGGCGAACAGCCAATGA
- a CDS encoding carbon-phosphorus lyase complex subunit PhnI — translation MYVAVKGGEKAIAAAHALQAHRRRGDEQLPELSVAQIEQQLNLAVDRVMTEGGVADRELAALALKQASGDNVEAIFLLRAWRTTVPRLAVSEPVNTAEMRLERRISAVYKDIPGGQLLGPTYDYTHRLLDFTLLANGETPTLSTTETGQEASPHVFSLLAKQGLAKAEEETGAQPDDITRTPPVYPCSRSSRLQQLMRGDEGYLLALAYSTQRGYGRNHPFAAEIRSGYLDVEIIPEELGFAVNVGELLMTECEMVNGFVAPDDDTPHFTRGYGLVFGMSERKAMAMALVDRALQAPDYGEQISGPAQDEEFVLAHADNVEAAGFVSHLKLPHYVDFQAELELLKRLQRERENG, via the coding sequence ATGTACGTTGCCGTCAAAGGGGGCGAGAAGGCCATCGCCGCCGCCCATGCGCTACAGGCGCACAGACGACGGGGTGATGAACAGCTTCCCGAGCTGAGCGTCGCCCAGATTGAGCAGCAGTTGAACCTGGCGGTGGATCGAGTGATGACCGAAGGCGGCGTCGCCGACCGCGAGCTGGCAGCGCTGGCGCTGAAGCAGGCCAGCGGCGACAACGTCGAAGCCATCTTTTTGCTGCGCGCCTGGCGCACCACCGTTCCCCGCCTGGCGGTGAGCGAGCCGGTCAATACGGCAGAAATGCGCCTGGAGCGGCGAATTTCCGCCGTTTATAAAGATATTCCCGGCGGCCAGCTCCTTGGCCCTACGTACGACTACACCCACCGCCTGCTGGATTTCACCCTGCTGGCGAACGGCGAAACGCCGACGCTCAGCACCACGGAGACCGGGCAGGAAGCATCTCCGCACGTCTTTAGCCTGCTGGCGAAGCAGGGTCTGGCAAAGGCTGAAGAAGAGACCGGAGCGCAACCCGACGACATCACCCGCACGCCTCCCGTTTACCCCTGTTCACGCTCGTCTCGCCTGCAGCAGCTGATGCGCGGGGACGAAGGCTATCTGCTGGCGCTGGCCTATTCAACGCAGCGCGGCTACGGGCGTAACCACCCGTTTGCGGCGGAGATTCGCAGCGGCTATCTCGACGTCGAAATCATCCCCGAAGAGCTGGGTTTTGCTGTGAACGTCGGTGAACTGCTAATGACCGAGTGTGAAATGGTGAATGGTTTTGTCGCACCTGACGACGACACCCCACACTTTACCCGCGGTTACGGGCTGGTCTTTGGCATGAGCGAGCGTAAAGCCATGGCGATGGCGCTGGTTGACCGCGCCCTGCAGGCGCCGGACTACGGCGAACAGATTTCCGGCCCGGCACAGGACGAAGAGTTCGTGCTGGCCCATGCGGATAACGTCGAGGCGGCGGGCTTTGTTTCGCACCTCAAGCTGCCGCATTACGTTGACTTCCAGGCCGAACTGGAACTGCTGAAACGTCTGCAACGGGAGCGTGAAAATGGCTAA
- the phnH gene encoding phosphonate C-P lyase system protein PhnH, which produces MTLQPAFTLAVQDAQHSFRRLLKAMSEPGVIVSLHQLSQGWLPLNLATTSVLLTLADNDTPVWLSGTLSNDIASQNLRFHTNAPLVEQPRQAVFAVADEQISHEQLNALSEGSAVAPETSATLLLQVASLSGGRMLRLTGAGIADERMVAPQLPECIIHELTERPHPFPLGIDLILTCGERLLAIPRTTHVEVC; this is translated from the coding sequence ATGACGCTTCAACCCGCTTTTACCCTGGCCGTCCAGGATGCCCAACACAGTTTTCGTCGCCTGCTGAAAGCCATGAGCGAGCCAGGCGTGATTGTCTCCCTGCATCAGCTCTCCCAGGGCTGGCTGCCGCTGAACCTGGCGACCACCAGCGTACTGCTGACCCTCGCCGACAACGATACCCCGGTGTGGCTTTCGGGGACGTTATCCAATGACATCGCCAGCCAGAATCTGCGTTTTCACACTAACGCCCCGCTGGTTGAGCAGCCCCGTCAGGCGGTGTTTGCCGTTGCCGATGAGCAAATCAGCCATGAGCAGCTCAATGCCCTGAGTGAAGGCAGCGCGGTAGCACCGGAGACCAGCGCCACGCTGCTCCTGCAGGTCGCCAGCCTGAGCGGTGGTCGCATGCTGCGCCTGACCGGGGCGGGGATTGCCGACGAACGCATGGTCGCGCCACAGCTGCCGGAGTGCATTATTCATGAGCTGACCGAACGCCCGCATCCGTTCCCGCTGGGCATTGACCTGATCCTGACCTGCGGCGAGCGCCTGCTGGCGATCCCGCGAACCACCCACGTGGAGGTGTGCTGA